The genomic segment GGGGCGAGGTCGTATCGCTCGTGATCGGCTCCGGCGTGGGCGGGGTGGCGGAAGACCTGGCGAAGAAGGGTGGCGGCAAGGTGCTGCTGGCCGACGACGGGTCACTGGCGAACTACAACCTCGACGGCTGGACGCGCGCCATCGGCAAGGCGGTCGAGAGCGAGAAGCCCGAGCTGATCCTGATCTCGAACACGCCCATCGGCTGGGACATCGCGGGCGCGCTCGCGGCCAGGCTCGACTGCGGCATCGTGAGCGACGTGATCCGGATCGAGCCGGACGGCGGCGAGCTCGTGTTCGTGCGCCGCATGTTCAACGCCAAGTTCGACGCGCGCTTGCGCGTGAGCGGCACGCCGCGCATCGCCACGGTGCAGCCCGGCGCCGCCGAGGCCTACACCGGCAGTGACTCGGGCTCGGTCGCGAAGCTCGACGGCGTGGGCGGCGATGTCCGCACCAAGTTCGTCGAGATCCGCGTTGCGCCGGCCGGCGGTCACGACCTGACCAAGGCCGAGATCATCGTCTCGGGCGGCCGCGGCCTGCAGAAGCCCGAGAACTTCGACGCGGTGCTCAAGCCCCTGGTCGAGGCGCTCGGCGCGCAGATGGGCGCGTCGCGCCCGGTGGTCGATGCGG from the Myxococcota bacterium genome contains:
- a CDS encoding electron transfer flavoprotein subunit alpha/FixB family protein, with product MAKTLIVAEIQKGALRESTLELVTLARKLGGEVVSLVIGSGVGGVAEDLAKKGGGKVLLADDGSLANYNLDGWTRAIGKAVESEKPELILISNTPIGWDIAGALAARLDCGIVSDVIRIEPDGGELVFVRRMFNAKFDARLRVSGTPRIATVQPGAAEAYTGSDSGSVAKLDGVGGDVRTKFVEIRVAPAGGHDLTKAEIIVSGGRGLQKPENFDAVLKPLVEALGAQMGASRPVVDAGWLPHEYQVGSSGQIVSPKLYVAVGISGAIQHLVGMKSSNFIIAINKDADAPIFEVADVGIVGDLFEIVPALVGAVKAAKGS